The Silurus meridionalis isolate SWU-2019-XX chromosome 18, ASM1480568v1, whole genome shotgun sequence genome includes the window ATCATCTCTATTATCTCATATCATCTACATGCTTTATATCAGACATCAGAATTGAAACTCAGAACAATAATAAACACGCACTCCATCTATTTAGAACGTAGCAGCTATGCCACACAGAGGTCATTACACTTTTCTTGTTATTTTCCTTGTTTACCCACTTtaaagctcacacacacattcatcacaTGCTACAGTTTTTCTTACCCACCTGAAAAACTGGACCATTAAACCTTTAATCCCGCCATGACCCGTAATCTGGCCAAAGGCCCTCCGGACCAAGTTCACATACTGCGCCATATTTGAAACGCTCCTGCACTAAACCCCGCCTCCTGTGCGCTAATTGGCTGATAAAATGCTGCTCACTGAGCGTGTTATTGGCTGGCACGAGTCTGTGTCCTGTGCGTTGATTGGCTAAACTTACCGTCAGTATGGCGAATTGTCAATGAAATGCactaaattgtttattttattatacaaattgtattaaataatatataggtTATAAATTATGTAATAAATCTAAAGTTCCAGTGTATTCTATGGAACTCTACTCAAATTCAAAAGACTTCCTACTTAAACCATTAGCAATGGGTGTACAGGAAGCGGGACTTGTCCTACACAAATATCATTCCGTATAGTACACGGTTGTTGTTTTGAGTTCCGCTTGtgttttgatttcatttttagCTCTTAAAACTCTGTTTAGTTTGGCTGCTAACTAAAATTAGGAAagtgcacattaaaaaaatacaacaaaacattACTAAGGATTACAAACACTAACATTTGTATTACTGTTTATTATAATCCATACTCACTCCTGATTCTGATTGATCTGAATGTGAATGAAATTCATTTTCTGTAGCAGGAGCTCTGGCCTTGGTTCTAGAGCAGCTTATTAAACAAAGCAGAGTGTAATTGTTGACCTGAAGTTTACTAAACGTTTATGTAACATTCGTAGAGACTTGTGCGTAAGTGCTTCTCAGTATTTTTCCACACTTTCTGGTTTCTCTTGTAAATAATACTGTAAATAGAATAAGATTTGTAATTTTTTGagaattttagattttttcttatcttcaataaagaaagaaaagaagagacaCGTGTATGGGGACCAGCTTCTCATATCTTCCTAAACATGAATGATGATAGGACTTGTCTCATGGACAGTCtactacatttaatataaatatgaaaagttAAAAGCATGACAAtggataaaagcaacaacaGAACAAGATCTGTGCAGTTGGAGTTGAAAATTAAATGGCTTTCCATGATCAAGCAGCTCGACAGGATGCCTATgatcatgtttacatttatagaaCTTGAAAGGCTCAGgggaaagaacagtggtgaCCCGGCAAGAGGGTCGTGGGAGGCCAAAGCTTCCTGATGCATTAGGGGATCGAaagctggcccgtgtggtccgatccaacagacaagcaaatgtggctcaaattgctgaagaagttaatgctgttcatGCTTGACGGTTCAGCACTGTTCCCAGAGCAAAAAGGGGGCAAACACAAGgtgtcaatgttatgcctgattggtatAGAAGTGTAAAATTGTCCATCAGAGGTGGGAGAAGCAGTAACTGGAGAGATGAAACACACTTCTTTATCTGGCAGTGTTATGCATGCATCTGGGTTTTGTGGATGCCAGGAGAACTCAACCTACTGGAATACACTGTGACAGAAGCAAGACTGGTGAAGAATAGATGCTGGTCCAAGTTTGGGATCCTTATTTCCAGTCAAAGTCTAATGTAACTGCAAAAGCGATTTTAGACAAGagtccaactttgtggcaacaattATTAAGAGATTTTATGTGAACcctggagtggaagaacttgagcaACCTGCACAGAGACCAGACCCTCAATCTTACTGAGGGAGGCCCTGCAGAATGAACAGGAATGTTGAATGCGAGCCAGACATTCTCACCAAATATCAGTACCTGATCTCACGAATGCTCTTAAAGCTGAATGATCACATATCCCCTCACTTTCGCTTCAACatctagagaaaaaaaagtcttcccagaagagtgggctCTATGATAGGAGCAAGATGAATATGAGTGAAGCAAAGTGAAACTATAGCAGGGAATtaacactccaacatctagagGAAAGTCTTCCCAGAATAGAGAACACTGTTCTGGGATCAAATGGGGATCAAGATTATTTTTATGAACAGGAATGGTAATTGCAAGCCAGATCTTCTCACCCAACTTTAGTACCCAGATCGTGTTAACACTTGTAATGAGTTataggaggaataaaacactttaaaatatgTTGTTATTGGAAAACTGTTGGTTATTTCATCACGTTTTATTACTTACATGAATCTTTGATCCAGATGGACAAACGATTCAACAAACGTTTACTCAGTAACAGCACCATGCCCTTGTTTTTAGGCACAATAATTTAAATCATTTCTTAAACATACAAAAGGGGTTTAAttctttatattcttatattgtAGTACGATTATACTTCAATGACAGGAAAAGTGTAAATATCTCTGTATAAGAGGGAGATTTATTACACTTATATACACGATTCATGTACATCCAGCAAGATAAAGCTTTGATCAAGTCCTTGCAGAGTTCGCAAAATTTCCTGAACCTGTTTAAATTAAGCAAGCCGGTTCTCCAAATCCgacatctaaaataaaaaaaagtgcggCTCAGTTTTCATCATGCACCAGCTTGTAAAACATCAACCTTCTACATCCATGCACAGTCTAAAGGCCATGTTTTATTTGCTGAGTCCAATACATCAGAGTCAAAAGGTCACTTTCAGGGTGGCGAGATGACGGTGTGGTCAGACAGCAGGCACTACGGCCCTGAGGCTGATGGGAGCGTTGGTATGGTGGGGATCGAGTCACTCTGTGCATCCGGCTGATTGGCTGTTGTAGTCGGTGGAGTCCATTTTAAGGATGTAGGGAATGATGCTGTCGATTTGGACGTTCCCGATGAGGCCGGCGAAGAACAGCTCCTCGGTCACGGCGGCGCTCATCAGACGCAGAGCGGGCAAGCGTAGCAGCAACTTCGACAGactgagagagggagagagagagagagacagacagactttgTGATTAGAGACACTTCTCAAACCTCACACGGTATCATGCACTGCATAAGTATTCAGTGGTGGATGTAGTAAACACACCATGTCCTAGAGATAAAAGTAAAGATACCCTATGTAaaatgactccagtaaaagttaaagtgctccatttaaactttAACTTAAGGATAAGTACAAAAGTATCTTCAAagcactatgatttattatggctataatgttcctattacgATTTTCATCGCAAggctctttgcttaatcaattcagttgatgtgaaaagactaatgttactctcagcacactgatctattcatagaataataataatgagtcaaacactgattgaaatCTGTTCAAATTATTATGAGCCCTAAACCTTTTCAACTGTTTCAAAGAAATTGCACACATAAGCTCACgggtgttgtggtgagtttgagtcaggagtttcttatGCCATTTAtacctctcaaaatgttctgcttgctgttgaactaaagctgaactgtatgttgggtAAGTAAATACCACCACGCGGCAatcaaaagtgaaaaaaataaattttatataaaatacacacacacacacacacacacacacacacagtaatcccctgtttattATTGTTCCAAAATCGCCCGCGATAAGCGAAAAAACGCAtacatcctcccacacactttaaacacccagaaaacatttgcaagaacaGAGCGAAATTAATTGAGTAAATTCGAtgaaatacagtacactgtaaCACATCTATAGTGAGTACatgctatccgcgagagaccggggaaatcatttaaacaaacagttatgtggcaaattcaattctgcgataaaccgggggcgtGAGTTTCTTTTATAAGGTTCATGTGACACCTTAAGTTTGACTCAATAGAACTAATTCTGTGACTTCTGATGGCACCAGAACCACCTGAAATGAacctgtacatttttatttgtacataatTATGCAAATGATAGAGATTTTCCCTCCGGTTCAGGCAATTTGTGCACATTCATAACATGTGATCCCTTTTCAGTTCCAGGTTATAACAAATacgtggggggaaaaaaatccaagaAAAGGGTGGAGATGTATAAAAGGCCCTGTACAAGTAGGGGGTATTGAATTACCGGTACGTGTCCTCTGGGTACACCCTGCTGACGTAGTCCTGCAGCTCCATGTAAGCTTTCTCCTGGAAGCGCTCGATCTGGAGAGTGCTGTCCACTCCAGCATaatctaccacacacacacacacacacacacacacacacacacacacacacacacacacacacacacacacacacttaatcccATTTACTAACTTTACAttgtcaaaaatgttttataacaaGCGGAAAGTGTGAATGACATGAAAAAGAGCGAAAGCGTTTGAGCGTGATGAACTCCGTTACCTGGGCTGAAGAGGACGGTGGCTTTGAGGTAGGCGTACTCGTAGGAATCGGGGTTCACGCGACTCATGCTGTTACAAAACTCCTGCATTCGCCAGATGTGCTCCATCACTTGCTTTACTCTGTCTGCGGAGAGTTTCTCtaaccaacacaaacacacatttatacatgtttctattttgtacatatttacaGTAATGCCTCGTCAGTAATTAGTTGAAGCACACTTCagaaatatagatataaatcaatatttaatatttgaatagCCCACAGCATAGACACTGGCATGTTCCAACACTATGTACTATAGTTCCTAATAATAGTCCATTATACACACTGTGGCAGGTTACTTATTCTTTTCTTACTACCGccattttcttgttttctgtAACATCTCTTAAATTCTACAATGATGTCTAATTATAGACGTCAGCATTTTCGAGTTAAAGCACTGCTCAGTCTCCACTATCAAACATTGTGAGGAATTCCAACATTAGTCTAGTAAATTCTTACCTTCTTCCAGATTGCTCTGCAGGTGACTGACTATAGCACTGAGGATCATCTCCACATTCATGATCTGAGCACACTGAGCCAAGCCCAAAGCAAAGAGCTCATTCCAACACGCCTTTATCAGTGTGATCCCGTTCTCTGGCCTGTACatggagagagagggggagagataTGGAAGGGAAAGAAAGTATGTAAGCAAAAAAGTTGAACAAAAGCAGATAGAATCCAGTCATTCTTTGACTATCAAAGACAggggaaaaataaacacattgagAGATACAGGACagcaaaagaaagacagattgGGCTGAGTGGAATCTGGAGAAAAGGAAGGCATacactttctccctctttctctctcactcacccgAGAGCCTGGAAAGCAGGAATGGATCGCGCCCAGTGCATGGAAAGAAACAGCAGGCGAGAGGCCGATTCACAGATGTAGTTCAAATTAAGGAACTCGGGCACAGGCAAGGGCATcatcagctacacacacacacacaaacacacacctttcaaTTAGTAATGATTAGAAGCATGggctttattttaaattctatCTCAGattgattttttgtttgttattgtttatcTTATCACTAATTGCTATTAGGTCATTTACACCATTCCCAgtctaaaagtttttttttttataaagtttattttattactttactaTTGTTATACAACATGAGATTTATATCACATTCAGTGGGCTGGATCCAGTGCCTTCCAAATCTTATATGCAGTACctgttttgtcttttgtatAATGAGAGCGTGTGTTGACGTGGTGATTTCTGACCTTAAAAGGCACATGCATGTCAGAAAGCAGCGGGCCTTCCAGCTCCAATATGGTGGCGCTCTGCTCCTCAGAAATGCTCCCCTCTATGGCGTAACTGTTCCCATCCTCTGGCTGCAGAACTTTGGCCAAAGAATCGAAGgccctgtacaaaaacacacacacaatgttattACACTGCTCAGGATTTACCTTCTCTCAGTTATAACATAAGCCTCCTCGGTGCACTTACTGAGTGATTTCGCTGGAATTCTGCTCGTCTGGGTGGACGTCGTTCACAGAGCCGCCTTCAGTGCTCATGCTCTCCAGTCCCGATTGATCGGCGCTGCTGTCCGTCACCTCGCGGCTCTTGCTCATGTGGGCCAGAGACGTGACCACGTTCGCCAGCGTGCTGAGATCGCCCTGAGATTCATCATTCTGCACGATTACGCACAATAACTTCAGCTTGTACGTTCGAGACGCTAGATACACCCGCTTTTATACATGATTCTATATGCAGGTTTCTATTACCTGAAAGAAGATCTACTCCAAATAAAATCGTTTAATTACTTTACACTCTGGGGGTGTGAAGctgtttttgctgtttatttgtatgcttt containing:
- the nr2c1 gene encoding nuclear receptor subfamily 2 group C member 1, which encodes MAGESPRIQLVSADGGLQIVTDQQLGQKLQIVTAYDQTGASKQQFILANVDYPNQDKVLLKHESSPGKVILTSADGSAVNQLLFTSPELAGQQIQFVTEGTEQSSLKPLVEYCVVCGDKASGRHYGAVSCEGCKGFFKRSIRKNLVYTCRGSGECVINKHHRNRCQYCRLQRCMALGMKQDSVQCERKPVEVTREKPANCAPSIEKIYIRKNLCSPLAAMPTFVNEKETARSTNVLNSNMLLNIQQSLSKLDNTILIPSSPDQNDESQGDLSTLANVVTSLAHMSKSREVTDSSADQSGLESMSTEGGSVNDVHPDEQNSSEITQAFDSLAKVLQPEDGNSYAIEGSISEEQSATILELEGPLLSDMHVPFKLMMPLPVPEFLNLNYICESASRLLFLSMHWARSIPAFQALGPENGITLIKACWNELFALGLAQCAQIMNVEMILSAIVSHLQSNLEEEKLSADRVKQVMEHIWRMQEFCNSMSRVNPDSYEYAYLKATVLFSPDYAGVDSTLQIERFQEKAYMELQDYVSRVYPEDTYRLSKLLLRLPALRLMSAAVTEELFFAGLIGNVQIDSIIPYILKMDSTDYNSQSAGCTE